Proteins encoded by one window of Salvelinus sp. IW2-2015 unplaced genomic scaffold, ASM291031v2 Un_scaffold3472, whole genome shotgun sequence:
- the LOC112075927 gene encoding high mobility group nucleosome-binding domain-containing protein 3 isoform X11: MPKRKSADGAGAKDASKVTKQEVAKQEVAKQEKPAPPKPVEVKPKKAIAKKPVDKVDDKAMKGKKGGAKVKREDGPSHNRQTMTEETEAVGAGSDEEKE, from the exons TCTGCCGACGGGGCCGGTGCCAAGGACGCCTCTAAAGTCACTAAGCAGGAGGTCGCTAAGCAGGAGGTCGCTAAGCAGGAG AAACCAGCTCCTCCCAAACCGGTTGAGGTCAAGCCTAAGAAGGCTATCGCCAAG AAGCCGGTGGACAAGGTGGACGACAAGGCCATGaagggaaagaaaggaggagCTAAGGTGAAGAGGGAGGATGGCCCCTCCCATAACCGACAGACCATGACAGAG gAGACTGAGGCTGTGGGGGCGGGGTCTGACGAGGAGAAGGAATGA
- the LOC112075927 gene encoding high mobility group nucleosome-binding domain-containing protein 3 isoform X6, giving the protein MPKRKSADGAGAKDASKVTKQEVAKQEVAKQEVAKQEVAKQEKPAPPKPVEVKPKKAIAKKPVDKVDDKAMKGKKGGAKVKREDGPSHNRQTMTEETEAVGAGSDEEKE; this is encoded by the exons TCTGCCGACGGGGCCGGTGCCAAGGACGCCTCTAAAGTCACTAAGCAGGAGGTCGCTAAGCAGGAGGTCGCTAAGCAGGAGGTCGCTAAGCAGGAGGTCGCTAAGCAGGAG AAACCAGCTCCTCCCAAACCGGTTGAGGTCAAGCCTAAGAAGGCTATCGCCAAG AAGCCGGTGGACAAGGTGGACGACAAGGCCATGaagggaaagaaaggaggagCTAAGGTGAAGAGGGAGGATGGCCCCTCCCATAACCGACAGACCATGACAGAG gAGACTGAGGCTGTGGGGGCGGGGTCTGACGAGGAGAAGGAATGA
- the LOC112075927 gene encoding high mobility group nucleosome-binding domain-containing protein 3 isoform X5 translates to MPKRKSADGAGAKDASKVTKQEVAKQEVAKQEVAKQEVAKQEVAKQEKPAPPKPVEVKPKKAIAKPVDKVDDKAMKGKKGGAKVKREDGPSHNRQTMTEETEAVGAGSDEEKE, encoded by the exons TCTGCCGACGGGGCCGGTGCCAAGGACGCCTCTAAAGTCACTAAGCAGGAGGTCGCTAAGCAGGAGGTCGCTAAGCAGGAGGTCGCTAAGCAGGAGGTCGCTAAGCAGGAGGTCGCTAAGCAAGAG AAACCAGCTCCTCCCAAACCGGTTGAGGTCAAGCCTAAGAAGGCTATCGCCAAG CCGGTGGACAAGGTGGACGACAAGGCCATGaagggaaagaaaggaggagCTAAGGTGAAGAGGGAGGATGGCCCCTCCCATAACCGACAGACCATGACAGAG gAGACTGAGGCTGTGGGGGCGGGGTCTGACGAGGAGAAGGAATGA
- the LOC112075927 gene encoding high mobility group nucleosome-binding domain-containing protein 3 isoform X9: MPKRKSADGAGAKDASKVTKQEVAKQEVAKQEVAKQEKPAPPKPVEVKPKKAIAKKPVDKVDDKAMKGKKGGAKVKREDGPSHNRQTMTEETEAVGAGSDEEKE; encoded by the exons TCTGCCGACGGGGCCGGTGCCAAGGACGCCTCTAAAGTCACTAAGCAGGAGGTCGCTAAGCAGGAGGTCGCTAAGCAGGAGGTCGCTAAGCAGGAG AAACCAGCTCCTCCCAAACCGGTTGAGGTCAAGCCTAAGAAGGCTATCGCCAAG AAGCCGGTGGACAAGGTGGACGACAAGGCCATGaagggaaagaaaggaggagCTAAGGTGAAGAGGGAGGATGGCCCCTCCCATAACCGACAGACCATGACAGAG gAGACTGAGGCTGTGGGGGCGGGGTCTGACGAGGAGAAGGAATGA
- the LOC112075927 gene encoding high mobility group nucleosome-binding domain-containing protein 3 isoform X3 — MPKRKSADGAGAKDASKVTKQEVAKQEVAKQEVAKQEVAKQEVAKQEKPAPPKPVEVKPKKAIAKKPVDKVDDKAMKGKKGGAKVKREDGPSHNRQTMTEETEAVGAGSDEEKE, encoded by the exons TCTGCCGACGGGGCCGGTGCCAAGGACGCCTCTAAAGTCACTAAGCAGGAGGTCGCTAAGCAGGAGGTCGCTAAGCAGGAGGTCGCTAAGCAGGAGGTCGCTAAGCAGGAGGTCGCTAAGCAAGAG AAACCAGCTCCTCCCAAACCGGTTGAGGTCAAGCCTAAGAAGGCTATCGCCAAG AAGCCGGTGGACAAGGTGGACGACAAGGCCATGaagggaaagaaaggaggagCTAAGGTGAAGAGGGAGGATGGCCCCTCCCATAACCGACAGACCATGACAGAG gAGACTGAGGCTGTGGGGGCGGGGTCTGACGAGGAGAAGGAATGA
- the LOC112075927 gene encoding high mobility group nucleosome-binding domain-containing protein 3 isoform X1 has product MPKRKSADGAGAKDASKVTKQEVAKQEVAKQEVAKQEVAKQEVAKQEPTRRSERLSSKPAPPKPVEVKPKKAIAKKPVDKVDDKAMKGKKGGAKVKREDGPSHNRQTMTEETEAVGAGSDEEKE; this is encoded by the exons TCTGCCGACGGGGCCGGTGCCAAGGACGCCTCTAAAGTCACTAAGCAGGAGGTCGCTAAGCAGGAGGTCGCTAAGCAGGAGGTCGCTAAGCAGGAGGTCGCTAAGCAGGAGGTCGCTAAGCAAGAG ccCACCAGACGGTCAGAGAGGTTGTCATCG AAACCAGCTCCTCCCAAACCGGTTGAGGTCAAGCCTAAGAAGGCTATCGCCAAG AAGCCGGTGGACAAGGTGGACGACAAGGCCATGaagggaaagaaaggaggagCTAAGGTGAAGAGGGAGGATGGCCCCTCCCATAACCGACAGACCATGACAGAG gAGACTGAGGCTGTGGGGGCGGGGTCTGACGAGGAGAAGGAATGA
- the LOC112075927 gene encoding high mobility group nucleosome-binding domain-containing protein 3 isoform X7 yields the protein MPKRKSADGAGAKDASKVTKQEVAKQEVAKQEPTRRSERLSSKPAPPKPVEVKPKKAIAKKPVDKVDDKAMKGKKGGAKVKREDGPSHNRQTMTEETEAVGAGSDEEKE from the exons TCTGCCGACGGGGCCGGTGCCAAGGACGCCTCTAAAGTCACTAAGCAGGAGGTCGCTAAGCAGGAGGTCGCTAAGCAGGAG ccCACCAGACGGTCAGAGAGGTTGTCATCG AAACCAGCTCCTCCCAAACCGGTTGAGGTCAAGCCTAAGAAGGCTATCGCCAAG AAGCCGGTGGACAAGGTGGACGACAAGGCCATGaagggaaagaaaggaggagCTAAGGTGAAGAGGGAGGATGGCCCCTCCCATAACCGACAGACCATGACAGAG gAGACTGAGGCTGTGGGGGCGGGGTCTGACGAGGAGAAGGAATGA
- the LOC112075927 gene encoding high mobility group nucleosome-binding domain-containing protein 3 isoform X8, producing the protein MPKRKSADGAGAKDASKVTKQEVAKQEVAKQEVAKQEVAKQEKPAPPKPVEVKPKKAIAKPVDKVDDKAMKGKKGGAKVKREDGPSHNRQTMTEETEAVGAGSDEEKE; encoded by the exons TCTGCCGACGGGGCCGGTGCCAAGGACGCCTCTAAAGTCACTAAGCAGGAGGTCGCTAAGCAGGAGGTCGCTAAGCAGGAGGTCGCTAAGCAGGAGGTCGCTAAGCAGGAG AAACCAGCTCCTCCCAAACCGGTTGAGGTCAAGCCTAAGAAGGCTATCGCCAAG CCGGTGGACAAGGTGGACGACAAGGCCATGaagggaaagaaaggaggagCTAAGGTGAAGAGGGAGGATGGCCCCTCCCATAACCGACAGACCATGACAGAG gAGACTGAGGCTGTGGGGGCGGGGTCTGACGAGGAGAAGGAATGA
- the LOC112075927 gene encoding high mobility group nucleosome-binding domain-containing protein 3 isoform X10 produces the protein MPKRKSADGAGAKDASKVTKQEVAKQEVAKQEVAKQEKPAPPKPVEVKPKKAIAKPVDKVDDKAMKGKKGGAKVKREDGPSHNRQTMTEETEAVGAGSDEEKE, from the exons TCTGCCGACGGGGCCGGTGCCAAGGACGCCTCTAAAGTCACTAAGCAGGAGGTCGCTAAGCAGGAGGTCGCTAAGCAGGAGGTCGCTAAGCAGGAG AAACCAGCTCCTCCCAAACCGGTTGAGGTCAAGCCTAAGAAGGCTATCGCCAAG CCGGTGGACAAGGTGGACGACAAGGCCATGaagggaaagaaaggaggagCTAAGGTGAAGAGGGAGGATGGCCCCTCCCATAACCGACAGACCATGACAGAG gAGACTGAGGCTGTGGGGGCGGGGTCTGACGAGGAGAAGGAATGA
- the LOC112075927 gene encoding high mobility group nucleosome-binding domain-containing protein 3 isoform X4, with amino-acid sequence MPKRKSADGAGAKDASKVTKQEVAKQEVAKQEVAKQEPTRRSERLSSKPAPPKPVEVKPKKAIAKKPVDKVDDKAMKGKKGGAKVKREDGPSHNRQTMTEETEAVGAGSDEEKE; translated from the exons TCTGCCGACGGGGCCGGTGCCAAGGACGCCTCTAAAGTCACTAAGCAGGAGGTCGCTAAGCAGGAGGTCGCTAAGCAGGAGGTCGCTAAGCAGGAG ccCACCAGACGGTCAGAGAGGTTGTCATCG AAACCAGCTCCTCCCAAACCGGTTGAGGTCAAGCCTAAGAAGGCTATCGCCAAG AAGCCGGTGGACAAGGTGGACGACAAGGCCATGaagggaaagaaaggaggagCTAAGGTGAAGAGGGAGGATGGCCCCTCCCATAACCGACAGACCATGACAGAG gAGACTGAGGCTGTGGGGGCGGGGTCTGACGAGGAGAAGGAATGA
- the LOC112075927 gene encoding high mobility group nucleosome-binding domain-containing protein 3 isoform X2, giving the protein MPKRKSADGAGAKDASKVTKQEVAKQEVAKQEVAKQEVAKQEVAKQEPTRRSERLSSKPAPPKPVEVKPKKAIAKPVDKVDDKAMKGKKGGAKVKREDGPSHNRQTMTEETEAVGAGSDEEKE; this is encoded by the exons TCTGCCGACGGGGCCGGTGCCAAGGACGCCTCTAAAGTCACTAAGCAGGAGGTCGCTAAGCAGGAGGTCGCTAAGCAGGAGGTCGCTAAGCAGGAGGTCGCTAAGCAGGAGGTCGCTAAGCAAGAG ccCACCAGACGGTCAGAGAGGTTGTCATCG AAACCAGCTCCTCCCAAACCGGTTGAGGTCAAGCCTAAGAAGGCTATCGCCAAG CCGGTGGACAAGGTGGACGACAAGGCCATGaagggaaagaaaggaggagCTAAGGTGAAGAGGGAGGATGGCCCCTCCCATAACCGACAGACCATGACAGAG gAGACTGAGGCTGTGGGGGCGGGGTCTGACGAGGAGAAGGAATGA